The genomic segment TGAGACTGTCTTATTTACAATCGGTTCACCCCACAACGGTCTCTTCTGTGCCTGCGTTTTAGCGAGAGCCAGGAGACGGGGGCTGAGGGACCCGCAGTGCGTTGCCTGCTTCACGACAGGGGAGAAAGgtaggaagaaagagaaactgtGGAATAGCTGAGGGCGAGACTCGGCGTTTCTGCTCGTCCTTCCGTTCGGCCTCTTCTTAGAGACACTGTCGTGAGGCACTCTGCGTCTCGGCACGTGCTTTCGTCGGAGGCCTCGCTCGTGTCTATAAACCACTCTGTCTTGTCAAgtctgtgtctctgaagGGGTGAACATACGAAAAATGGGACCTACTTGCAGACCTAAAAACAGCTGGAGTCTCTTCGCCGTGTCCCAGTCGATGTCTGACTTCCTTGGCACACGCTgcatcgcatgcagtcgtGTCTCCGGCTTTCTGAGGCTGTTTGAACAGCCAGTGTTCGGCAGAGGCAAAGCCAGTCGAATGaaagtttttcttctttggtCCTGAACGGGAAACCATCCCATCTCGGTCCAAGGCGAGAGCGCTCTTTTCGACACCTCTGAAAACGCATCTTTGTTGCCTTTGATTGTTCCGCCTTTTCTGTAAGGCGTCTCACTCAAAGTTTTGAACAGCGTGGAGCACGAATGCCCCCACCGCCACCCCCCACCCCCCGCCGGCGACGAAGCACGTGGctagcgcatgcagacggcgAAAAATGTCGAGATatccagagagacgcgccagCAGAGGCCCCTGTCTTAAGGATCGAAACGCCATGTGTCTACACATAGAACGGCAGCTGCAAGAACTCTGTCGCCAGCGTTTCCACACTTCAAGGCACATGGGAACAGTCACGAGGCAGCCAGCGGTTATTAGATACATGGCACGATGGGGGCTTGTGGCCACCGCAAAGTGAACAGAAACAAGACAGGCAAGAGCACAACTGACAAAACgttggaggcgaagaaaaaaagaatcTCGCTCACGGATGCGTTGTCCTTTGTGCAGAAAAGAGCAAACAGAAATGGGGCGGCTGCCTCTGAAGCCGAGTTGCATGCACCACACGGAGCACCGTATACccagaagaaagtgaaaaaaGAGGGAAGTTATGATATGGCCTGTTGAGCTGTTTCTACGGAATTTGAGCATGCAACCGAATACTTATTTATATGCAGAGAGAGCATCTAGTTAAGAAGATAGAACAGCGTGTTTCCGATTAAAATGCGATCCCACAAATCGTTCACCAAGCATACACCCCGTCCTGGACGGAATATATTGATGGTGCAGTTCACACGCATCGTTCTCCAACGGGGCAAGGTATAGACTGTGTCGCGCGTATACGAATACGTTAATTAACTATATTAATATACATGTCTAGAAAATATACGCATAAAAGAAtagaagcagaggcagacacTGCCTCAGCACTGCTGTTTTGCACACTCCCGAGTAGACAGCAAAGGGAAAAGTGCCTCTTCTGATTTTCCTCCAAAGTGCATTCGCTTCCGTTCCTTTCCCCATACTGGGGCAAAAAAAGGCATTTTGCCTGGGGCTGTTCGCACATTGATAAGTTTTGATTTGATCTTGAAGCGAAACACAAAATGAAACTCGACGGGCCGGGCGTCCAAATGCTCCTTCAATCAGAGGGATTTTTCTTGCCGTACATCATCCAGGTCTCCTGGGGTGGTGCGCCTCGTTGGTAAGTCTCCTAGAGAGGcaaaagacaggaaacaaaGTTCATAAGAAACCAAGACCGCGACATGCACACGAATTACAGGCCGCAAGTTAACACAGCAAAAACGGAAAACGCATACAGTAACGAACAGCAGCAGGCTTCTTTGCGTCACCATATGTATCATCTCCAAGCCttagatagatagatagatacatgcgcatacatagatacatagacAGACATGTACAGTTGTGTAGAAACACTTTcatttatatatacttgtataGAAGTGTATAGTTTTCCACGAGGACTACGAGGAAGAAATGCATGGGTCGATGCAGATGAAGGGGGTTCTCACGAGCAGATACTGGACAATGGCTGCAGAGCTTCCTATCTCGGTGTCTGTGTTTGGATCCCTCAGATAGGTGGGAACAGCTGAGGCGTAGCAGGCGATGCCGAAGCAGTTAGCTGGGAAGGCCGATGGCCACGATCGTGTCTTTCCAACAGGAGAGGGGCGCATTCTCCCGCTTCCTATCGCCGTCGTGTGCAGTCTGTAGGGGagttctctgcatgcgtgaaaGTCACAGGTGCCCGAAAAAAAATTCAgtgcgaagaaaacgaagtgGAAAGAGGGTACCACGAAAATCATGACAGCCCGGGAGATGCAAGAGTGCAAAAAAAAGCACGCAAGAGACACAACTGAAAACTCCATTTCGAGAACAGAGGAACGACGCGTGCAGCGCACCCACGCATGGTTTGAGGCAGGTACACAGGAGGTGACGGCGCCTGCCAGATCCGGAAATTCCGACGGGAAACGAATGGAAAGCGTGGCAAAGGCGACAAAAGAATACCCACAGCGAAAGATAGAAAAACTGactgagggagagaaagaaacacaaagggtgagaaaagaacgccacgaagagagaggtacacacagagagaggagtaCGTGAAGAAGTATTCAGGGGactacacacacacaaatagAAATGGAGCTGTCTACAGGAACGGCCAGACGGTGTGATGAATGTGAATCGCTTGTCcctggaaaaggagaaaaaaaaaggaaacctggagagacaggtggagacaagaaaatTTGGAGAGCCTACAGGGAAGTAAGGACTTCGCGAACGCGTCTTGAGGGGGCGGAGGCCTCGCAACCCCACAGCTCCAGAGGCTGAACGCATGTAGAGAAAAGAATCCAGCCGACACACagtggaaaaaaagaagacctCCAAAAAAACTCCCGATCCGACCAGCTCCCCATGAACAacgcgactgcatgcgtttctgccttcgctctcggATCACACACGTCCGTGTCTTCTGAATTCAGATGGAATCCGAGGGGCACAAGCCTCGCCGCCAATCTGCGTGGAAAGAAACTCAGGTTTCCTCGAGCGTGTAAAACTCCACAGACTTAAGCTGCTCAGTGCATACTCTGTTCCACGATGTGGTGAGGAGGATTGATCTGTGCCTGTGCAAGTTTCTTTCAGGTCTTTTGCACAGTTCACGACTGTCAGACGTTTCGGTgaaacgagaagggaagacgaaCGAACCTTCTTAGGGAGTTCAGACGGAATGCGGAGAATTCCAGCTGTCATCATCGGgcctgaggaagaaagggaacagAGGTGGAGACACAACGACCCCATGCGACAGCCATCCAGCGAGAGGACCGCATGCAGGCCAGCAAGAGTGCCAGGAAGTTCCCAGATGTTTTGAAcgcaaacgaaaaaaagcatGAAGGCCGTGAGGGAGACACGGTGTCGGCGGACGACATCTGCAAGAGCTTAGGATCGGCTGCCTCTGTTTCGGCCTGAGAGAGAACACTGCTTCCCTGGGGAAAAGTAGGAAAGATCCTAACAAGGTGCAGACGGGGCGCAAGCGTTCGTTCATGGCAACCACCCGATTTCAACCCTCTAGGAAACGCAGTCTCAATTGCCACGGTTGGTGAATATATCCACGTATCTACTGCTAGACCGGCAGTCATCATGTGATGTGTCAAAGCAGGGAACctagacgcatgcagccggcATAAAGCCAGCGGAAGGGGAAGGATGTGAGAATCGAGATCGGGGAAGCACAAAAAGGAGAACGACGAAGCGCTTCTGTGAACAGGATGAGACTGCTTGTTCTGCGCGGTCAACGTCGACTTCGAGTCGGACTAGCAGTTTACATCTTGGAGGTCCTTGTTTACGCAAGAGCCAGGCGCTCTATTGTGGTTTCATGAGTACCACGTTAAGTGCATTGGGTTCAGCGATATATCCGTTGTGTGTTTGAAGAATCAGAAAACTTGTGAACAAGCTGTACGGGGATCTCCGGATTCAGCGTGACAACCTTCTACGGTTCACGCACCGAGAGGACTACAGAACGAAGGCTGCACACCCGCAAAAACTGTCAGGCTTCCAGCTGTCTGCAGTCCGTCAGCGCGCCGGCGAGAAGAACTCCCTTGGCAGGGAAGACTCCTGCGGCAGCCTTTAATCTACCATTgaaaggaagacgcagcTGTGACTggtctctctgctccagAAGGTCGGCGTCGCGTCTGATAAAAAAGACTTATCGTCGAACGTCGGAATCGAGGTAGCCCGACGGTACGTGGCGCCTAACAACGACTCCGTCTTCCAGTTGAAAAAACGGACCTCGCGTGTGTTGCCATTCTGCTGAACTGGCCGAACTTACGACAGAATGTAgtcagaggaagcgagagcaTTTCAATGACTCCAATCTTTGCAAGCCGGTAGTTCAGAGGCGCCCGAGCACTGGCGCCATACTCCCGCCACAGATACTTGATGATCTCGTCTGACTGATACATGCGGATGTCCGTGTTCGCTGGAAAAGCAAAGCGAAAAAACTAAGAGGCAACAACAGACGCATTTCTGGCTTTTCTTTACTGTCGGAACGGGTTTCTATTTCCTCAATGTATTCACGGACTCGCGTCAACACCCCCTCCgactctcgctctgtctttGGAAGAGAAAATAATAGTTAAAACCTAACATTTGGAAAGCAAGAAGACACATTTTATTACGTGAAAAAACAGGTGAGTTTATAAATTGTTAATGGTAATCTATCTTCTTTCATTATCTCATACCCACTGATGCATGACAGCATCCCCCCCCTCTCGCGAGACTTACGGTCTTCCAAGTAGGGGAACATGAGTGCCCCGCCTGCGGCCTTGACGGCTGGACGATACCTGAGGCAGAGGGTTGTCTCAGAGAATAAACAGTTCGTATACATAAAGTGGGCAAGAAGAGATAGGCATTTATAATATCAATGTGGGACAAGCATGAGGCATGAAAAAGCCAATGAATAAAAACAATATTTACGTTTTCCAAAACCTGAGGGAACCCGGCAACAGGAGGTGCGCCTTCCTGCACTTGCTTCAAGTTGTTTTCTCCATAGCTCCGCCAGTCGATTGGCTCAGGCCATCGGCCgcaagaacgcgagaaaaatcCTCATGAAAACGGTTCGTCTTCATGTTGTggttgtgcatgcgtctgggTTCCCCCCAACCTCGTTTTCTATCCCGCTGCCGACTTCTGAACGTTTTGGTGGCGAGATGGTTGCCCGCACAAACTGTTCCAGTAGAGCGCATGCTACGCGCGAGTTGTCCTCCACGCAATGTAGATGTAGAGCCTCACCTGGAATTCCTGCAGTACCCCGCAATCTGCAATGTCTCTCTTGGACAAGGGAAGATGTCGCACTCGAGTGCCAAGACGCTCAGGGTCTGGAAagtcgaaaaaacgaaaaacaaccCTCCACATTTTTAAATTGGAAACAGAGGTCCGACAGTTAGACCCTGAGCACCTGGATCATGAACAGGACTAGATATTCCCAGTGCCTGTACGAACAGCGATCATAATTGTTCCTCTACGCGTTCACTCGTCTCGCTGTacgcttctgcgtttcttctccagttttttGCTTGCATCTTCTCCCCTCTGAAACACCCAAACCCGGCAAGCCACGAAATGGACCGCTGGATCGCTTCTTGAAAACCTTTGTTGAGCGAGTCCACGCTGTATCTGCTAGCATAGTTTCGAGGCCACTCAGGATCTCTGCGAGTCTGTTATTGGCGGCTTGAAGGCGAGACGCTCTAGAGAAAGAAGGCTCTTCACAAGCACTCCCGCTGGCCGACAAAGTTTATCCTCTCTCTGTTAGccgttgctttttcttcgagcGTGCACAGAGGCGCCTACCTCGCGAACCTTCCGGCAAAACGGACAGCCTTCGAATCTGgggcagcgcatgcaggccaAAACCAACCACAGAAAGGCGATGCAGGCGATAGCGAAGAAACAGGCACGTCAAGGAGCAAAAGGAGAATCCTAATATCTATCCCACCGGGAAATCCAATCGAGTTGCACACAGTCTATTTCTTATTCTTCGGTTGCCCACTTCGACATGCGTcgttgcgtttcttcgcgttttAAATTTAACAGAACATGACTGGAGTTGTGCggaacagaagacgacgTTCTCGAGGAGTTCCGACCCTACAGTCCACAGGACATTCTGAAGACGACGCGCGTTACTAGAAAAGGAATCGCAGTTCTTTACGGCTACTGTGCGCCGCCGCACACACTCTCTCAAACAACTCACGTTCACTCAAAAGCAGGTCGAGTGTGAAGGGAGGCTCATACACACGCTCCAGAGGGGCAGGGGAAGGAAGCCACCGATAGAAGCGCCCGAAAGCGAAAACGCGGAAAGACAtggaaaggaaacaaaagcagagaaagaggacgagaaagagcagacagGAAGCAACAACAGAGGAAGCACTTTGAGAGAGAAATCGAGCTGTGCAGCCGGcgctttgcttctctttAACACAGAGACGGCTCTCTCTCCTACTCGTAGAGTCGCAGAGGTATCTGCGGtcgtttgcatctctctaaCCCCGAAGCTGCAAAGTAGCCGGAGAAGAGTCTGAGGACGTCGACCAGCCACAAAGAAATCCAGTTTACGAACGGCCAGACGAAGGGGATGCGAGTCTGCAAAAactggaagaaggaggcgatgAGGTGCCGCAGGAATCTGAGGAACACGGGAAGGAAACAGGGAAGGAAAACGTACAGTCGGCAGAGCCTCGAAGGATCATCGAGAGaccaggaagagagaaaagcaaaaacaaGGACGAGATGTCACAGAAGTCGTGCAACCGCAACAAAAGCGTCAGGAAATCAGGAAACAGGTAGCGACCCCTAGCGAGAcatggagacagacagagagacagcggacactacacgagagacacagaacactCAGggcaagagacagaggagtccgagacagaagacacaaagaaaatgacaaaggagacaggcagagagagagagggagaccgaggagacatcgagaggagactgcaGCTATGTTGGTAGTGACGAATGTGTGGTGAATCAAGTGTAAAACTCGAAGCGAACCAATAGACTGAATGAGCAGTGGTGGTCGAAGACAACGTTGTGGCGGAGAGGAGGGCGGAGGAGGCGGGGAAATAAGGTAGAAGACAAGACGAGGTccggaacagagacagaagacagagacggaggactGGAGGAGAGCGGAAGAGTGCGAAGGAGAATGAGGAgtagagaagaaaagagagagagagcagaagataGACAGTAAGAGATAGGCATTGTAAGAGAtagacaggaagaaaaagacaggaagagattaagaaaaagagatagggaggaaagagaggcaggatGAGgtagagaggaagaagtacAGAGGAAGAGATAGTGATGAAAGAGAACCTTGTGCACCTTGGAagtgcagaagagagaagaaagagacagatagaaagaaaaaggatgagaggaaggaaggggaGATAGTGAAGAAGCGGTGGTGAGGCCTGTTGTTGTGATGgggaagagagcagagagaaaagctcGGACTGGCTAATCACAGGAATCAAAGAACGAATGGGAGATGACATTCGGTGTGGAAACTCACCTGGGAGCCAGCAGTGATGCAGTCCCGAGGACAGCGAGAGCTCCGCGACTGCGGATGTCTCGATAGATGTGGTGTGCCAGTTTCATGGTAAGACTTGACTTCGAAAGCAGGCTtaggagaagagaaaaagaaaaatgaAATCTGACTCAGATCCCAACAACGGGGGGAAAACCGCTAATAGAGAAGGTCGCGTTTGTTAGCTCTGTTCAGCGTGCAGGAAAGGCCAAGCACACacgtgtctctttttcttgtctcgcaATGCGAGAAACCGGAGTGGCGAAAGAAAGGGCGTTCTTACTCGGAAAAGCGAATGGAAGTCCACGGACGACTTTGTGCAACCGGGTGAGTCGGGAAACTGAGAGAAAGTGTGttggtgaagaagaaaacagaaataGTGGATCTTTGCGATCTCTTGGAGGACAAACCATCGCTGTTGTGTGCCCGCGGCCGATCGCAGGGCCTCGCGCTCGTCGTGGCGAGGCTAAGAAAGTGCATGTGTGGTACTCTGCCGAAAGAGAACTCTAGGGTAGGTTTTTCttcgaaaaaacaggaagcTGCTTATCTTCAAAAGACAAAACGACTATCTTTCGCTGTGCTTAGAGAATGCCACGCAGCCTTTTGCCCGAGGGAAAGTGACGTGTCTGTCCCAgtgcgaaggagaaagggcaCCCTCTTTGACACGACAGCGAGATAAAggtttctgtcgctgttAATAAGCGTGACTACAGTAGTTCATATGTTGCACCGAGAACGCACCGGATGTGGAATAACCTCTCCGTAGTAGGATACTGAAATCCAACGCATTTAGCTGTGACCAAGAAAAGGCACGTTGAGagggaaaaaaacaaagaattGCTGTAATGCTCGATAGCGATTCCTGGGGAGTATACATTGGGACCTAATCGTCAAAGAAGTCGCTGTTGCCTTCGTCAAATGACCCGTTGTGTCCCTCTCTGCATCCGGCGCAAAAATCTGCTTCTAAATCTCTTCATCGTTTCGGAGTGCCGTTCGGGTCATGTGGCTCACGACCAACTGGAGTGGCGACCGACACAACATCAGCaaggaaaaacgcggagaaaaaacgggacATGATGCCGAACTTGTAATGGATAAATACATATCAGAATGCATATTAGCGGCTAAATGTCAACCATGCGCATTTCAGGTTTCCGTGAAATTTACTTGGAAAATGAAGCTAGACTGTACTACCTCGACCCTCTGCCTCAAACTGGATTTCCGTGAGCTCTGAAAAGCCAACAACAGCAAGTAGAGTCCTTGTTTTTTCCGTGGCCTGTCTGTGCAGATCTTCTCCCCAAACAGCGAGTGTCTGTTTGGAAGTCATTTTCCCAGCAACGGACGCGATCTCCTATATTTCCAAGGACAACTTGTGAACTCTCTTCGCTCGATCCTACGCACACAGTGAGCTAAAAGGAGACAAGTAACTTCCCCTTCCAGATATTGTTCTTCAGCCGTGTAAAAACGGCGCATCTCATCAAGTGTGATAGTGGTTTACCACAAACGTTCACAGGAAACGAAGTCGACTGAAAGGGCGTTTAAGATACCTTGAGAGTTCCTGATGCTACCATACCCTCTTATCTGCATCTAGGTGACAGCAGCTTGAAATGGTCTCGCTTGGATCGTTTATATTGTTAGAGATCACAGAAAACAGTAGTATAATCGAATCGCAGACATCTGCAGGAAAGCCCACGCTCGGAGTCCTAAAAACACTTGTGTAGGGCATTGCAGCGATCCTCACCTCCTAGAGCTTCCATGCGACCCAAAACGCAATGACAAACAAAGGCTTTCCGGTTTTCTTTTAAGTTTTGTATCAATGGGGACTACGCTGTCATGGTGTTTAGCTCGTGACGCCTCTTAATAGCTAGTTAGTATCAACAGCTCTGCATCTAAAATTCACAACAGCAGACGACCGAGAGCGATTCTTCACGCGCTTACTGTCATTTGTGACGACGCTTAATCTTTCCGCGAGAACGATTTCTGTCAAACAGAATGCATTGAGTTTTCCAGGGTCGTCATCTGGTGAGCATAGACCAGATGCGTTCTGGTCATTTTGTGAAACGGAGTGCTCACCTGAGATCAGTAAACTGAAAATGGACAGCCAGACTCGCCTTCTGCCATCCATGTGTGTACGctagacagagacaaaagaagTGCTTCTGCTTTCACTCCATCTAAGTGTCACACAAGCTGCAGACCGAACAGCAGTGAGTGGTAAGCTGTCCTGAGGGCTGCCTCCTTGCGAATCGTGCATCTAACAACAAGGACAGAGGTACTCTACAAGCGTCACGCTCTTTTGTGAGGAAGCAGCATGAGCTGGAGGCCAGAAAGGTCGGGAGAGGCTGCGGTGAATGCTCGAATTTTTGAGTGTGGCAATCGGGGTAAAACAAACAAGGACAAGATGCGTTGACGGTCCTTCGGCGACGAACAAGGCAGGCAAATCTATGTGTACTTTCCCACGCACAGACACTCCAAACGTTTCCGACAGCGAGGACAAAACTgcggagaaactcgagagaacTCCACAAAGCAGCGTTCCCGTCCCCTTCCATTCTGTCCCGCTGTCGCAACCCCTCAATGCATATACAGTACACACAGCGGAGGAAATGTGCAGATGTCATTGTGTTTTGGTTCTGTCGCAGATTACTGAGACAAAAACGTAACCTTTTTGAGCTCGTGTCCTGGCAATTAGCTGACTGCTTTACAATAATGGTAGCAGTGTTCTTGAAcatctgtgcatctacaGAGAATCAGGAAGGCTCGCCTCCCTTGTTCAGACGGCGTTGCATAACTTCTCCATgacagtgcatgcaaacggaGAAAATATAAATCCTCCTGACATGTGCATCTTGCCTTGTCTCGCTCTGCAATTTCACATGCCTTAGTTTCccggtctctctcgcctttctgtgCCAGTGACTCCTGCGTTCAAATCTCTCCACGTCCTCTAGCGGTCGATTTTCTGTGTACCGTTGAAGAGAACCACGTGCACTTCTTGCCAAATTCTGAAAAGACGCTAGCAATTGCTGCTTCTGAAGTGTAGCTAAACGCTAGTCTGATGCGTCTAGCTATTTGGAGGACAAAAGGGAGCTGCAACTAAAAAGCCAACATGATACGAAGAATTCAGATGCAGAGCACGCCGTTAAAAGATAAGGTCTGCCACGACTGGATCCGGTTCGCAGAACTGCCCATTTTTTGCCCTTTACGGTCCAGGGTTCAGGAGGGCGACCGCGGCATTTCGTCGCCGCAGCTTTCCCTCTTAAACTGAAAAACAGTTCGAGCGCGTTCTCGCTTCTAGAACGTCCTACGGCACAGCGAGCAGTGTTCAGATGAGGTATTAGAAGACCTGTCGACTTTCGTATTTCGTCCTTTCACCattttccccttctttcgTATGCTCTGTGTTGCTTAGTGTCAATCCTCCAGTTTGCGGTGagtcttcgttcttctgttcaCCGTTCTGGGTCATGTCCccctcgttcctcttctgccgcttgcgcctctgtcttctgtctaAAACGTTCGGAGAAAATGACAAACTCTATGacgatttcttcttcagaaaagTGTGAACTGAAGAAAAGGCATTTCTTGTTTCGAGAAAACTTCTCCTATTTCCGGCCGCCCTTGTTTCCTCCTGCTTCCGCCTGCTGACGACTGAGGAGTTTGTACTTCCTCGAGTCTTTTCGGTTCATCCTCACGGCGTCGCGGCATCCCTTTCCTCCCTAAGAAAAAAAAAGTAAATTAGCAAAGTGATCAAGACTGCAAGCGATCGCGGTTTCCGCCCCCGCTGTTTcgcccctcccccccccccaaaaAAGCAAGCAAGTCCCTGGCGCAGACACGCACTTCAGATCGACGGACGCgaacacacaaaaaacacagaaaacaacTGTACACGCATTAGTccatatagatatatgcagATAGACACGTACGTATCTGCACACGtacctatacatatacgttATACACGTattttcatatatatatatatatatatatatatacctagcaacatatatatatatatatatgaagacATGGGCACATACGTGGAAACATCTATCGATATGGAGAGAAACGTACTCATtcgtatatgcatatacatctacatatgcatatagataTGTAGATGTGCTTATGTAAGTACACCCAT from the Toxoplasma gondii ME49 chromosome IX, whole genome shotgun sequence genome contains:
- a CDS encoding glutathione s-transferase, n-terminal domain containing protein (encoded by transcript TGME49_306030), which gives rise to MKLAHHIYRDIRSRGALAVLGTASLLAPRFLRHLIASFFQFLQTRIPFVWPFVNWISLWLVDVLRLFSGYFAASGLERCKRPQIPLRLYEFEGCPFCRKVRETLSVLALECDIFPCPRETLQIAGYCRNSRYRPAVKAAGGALMFPYLEDPNTDIRMYQSDEIIKYLWREYGASARAPLNYRLAKIGVIEMLSLPLTTFCRPMMTAGILRIPSELPKKPLELWGCEASAPSRRVREVLTSLELPYRLHTTAIGSGRMRPSPVGKTRSWPSAFPANCFGIACYASAVPTYLRDPNTDTEIGSSAAIVQYLLETYQRGAPPQETWMMYGKKNPSD
- a CDS encoding hypothetical protein (encoded by transcript TGME49_306035), with amino-acid sequence MWLTTNWSGDRHNISKEKRGEKTGHDAELIFSPNSECLFGSHFPSNGRDLLYFQGQLVNSLRSILRTQHSKRFRQRGQNCGETRENSTKQRSRPLPFCPAVATPQCIYSTHSGGNVQMSLCFGSVADY